In Geopsychrobacter electrodiphilus DSM 16401, a single window of DNA contains:
- a CDS encoding aldehyde dehydrogenase family protein, which produces MQSYDKLYIDGRWVAPASRETIEVISASTEQVIGSIPAGTSTDMAVAVAAARGAFADWAATPVADRVLWLKKLSQALAERSEEIALTICAEVGMPLKLCRRIQVGLPTAVLQSTADLLGDYPFEEEVGNSLVIREPVGVVGCITPWNYPLHQIVAKLAPALAAGCTLVLKPSEIAPLNAFMLAEVIDAVGLPAGVFNLVSGYGVPVGEALASHPQVDMLSFTGSTRAGKRVAELAAQTVKRVALELGGKSAALVLDDADLPTAVKATINGCFLNSGQTCSALTRMLVPVERYEEAAQLAVEVARSFSVGDPFAGEAKLGPLISATQRERVRGYIRKGIAEGAELLLGGAEPPAGLDHGYYVQPTLFGRVDPQATIAREEIFGPVLSIITYRDEEEAIRIANDSDYGLAGAVWSADQPRALRVARRIRTGQVDINGGRFNLLAPFGGFKQSGYGREFGRFGLEEFLTFKALQI; this is translated from the coding sequence ATGCAAAGCTACGACAAGCTGTATATCGACGGTCGCTGGGTCGCTCCAGCCTCGAGGGAGACAATCGAGGTTATCAGCGCCTCGACCGAGCAGGTGATCGGGAGTATCCCCGCTGGGACCAGCACCGATATGGCCGTCGCCGTCGCGGCAGCGCGCGGTGCCTTCGCCGACTGGGCGGCGACCCCGGTTGCTGACCGCGTCCTCTGGCTGAAAAAGCTTTCCCAGGCGCTGGCGGAACGGTCCGAGGAGATCGCCCTGACCATTTGTGCGGAGGTCGGCATGCCGTTGAAGCTCTGTCGGCGTATCCAGGTCGGACTGCCGACGGCGGTCCTGCAGAGCACCGCTGATTTGCTCGGTGACTACCCCTTTGAAGAAGAGGTCGGCAATTCGCTGGTGATCCGCGAGCCGGTCGGGGTGGTCGGCTGTATCACACCCTGGAACTACCCGCTGCACCAGATCGTCGCCAAGCTGGCTCCGGCGCTGGCGGCCGGGTGCACGCTGGTGCTCAAGCCGAGCGAAATCGCGCCGCTCAACGCCTTTATGCTGGCCGAGGTCATCGACGCGGTCGGGCTGCCGGCCGGGGTCTTCAACCTGGTCAGCGGCTACGGGGTGCCGGTCGGTGAAGCTCTGGCATCCCACCCGCAGGTCGACATGCTCTCCTTCACCGGCTCGACCCGCGCCGGTAAACGGGTGGCTGAACTGGCGGCGCAGACGGTCAAGCGTGTCGCCCTTGAACTGGGCGGAAAGTCGGCCGCGCTGGTCCTTGACGACGCCGACCTGCCGACCGCAGTCAAGGCCACGATCAACGGCTGCTTCCTCAACTCGGGCCAGACCTGCAGCGCCCTGACCCGCATGCTGGTGCCGGTAGAGCGTTACGAAGAAGCTGCGCAGCTGGCGGTGGAGGTCGCACGCAGTTTCAGCGTCGGTGACCCCTTTGCCGGCGAAGCCAAACTCGGCCCTCTCATCTCTGCGACGCAGCGCGAGCGGGTTCGCGGATATATCCGCAAGGGGATCGCTGAAGGCGCCGAACTGCTGCTCGGCGGCGCGGAACCTCCCGCTGGTCTCGATCACGGCTATTACGTGCAGCCGACCCTGTTCGGCCGGGTCGATCCGCAGGCGACCATCGCCCGCGAGGAGATCTTCGGCCCGGTGTTGTCGATCATCACCTATCGCGACGAGGAAGAGGCGATCCGTATCGCCAACGACTCAGACTACGGGCTGGCCGGCGCGGTCTGGTCCGCCGATCAACCGCGCGCCCTGCGCGTCGCGCGGCGCATCCGCACCGGCCAGGTCGATATCAACGGTGGCCGTTTTAACCTGCTCGCCCCCTTTGGCGGTTTCAAACAGTCGGGCTACGGGCGCGAGTTCGGGCGTTTCGGTCTGGAGGAGTTTCTCACGTTCAAGGCGCTGCAGATCTGA
- a CDS encoding fatty acid desaturase — protein sequence MPFNPVIILAKGDKPEWYKATAPYLQRDIRLALRQLFTTLIPYLLLLALMVLSIRQGYSYAITFGLGVVAAGLLIRIFILFHDCTHGSLLPSPRWNRNLGYLCGILTFTAFHDWRRSHAGHHITAGDLDRRGIGDIDTMTMEEYLAASPRQRLGYRLYRHPLILLGVGPLYYFLLRNRYPSPEAKKMDVISVIVTNLALATIILIASLTIGFRTYLLVQLPVLMIAAMLGVWLFYVQHQFEGVYWARHDQWDPWQVVMSGASYYQLPKLLQWITGNIGFHHVHHMRPGIPNYRLQECHEGIPELQTVKPLSLRQSLKSLQLNLYDEDQRKLVSFRALKNR from the coding sequence ATGCCTTTCAATCCCGTTATTATCCTGGCCAAAGGGGACAAACCGGAGTGGTACAAAGCCACCGCGCCGTATCTCCAGCGCGATATCCGTTTGGCCTTGCGGCAACTTTTCACCACCCTCATCCCCTACCTGCTTCTGCTGGCGCTGATGGTCCTGAGCATCCGCCAGGGTTACTCCTACGCCATCACTTTTGGCCTGGGCGTCGTCGCGGCGGGCTTGTTGATCCGAATTTTTATCTTATTCCATGATTGTACCCATGGCTCTCTGCTCCCTTCGCCCCGCTGGAACCGGAACCTGGGTTACCTTTGCGGCATCCTGACCTTCACGGCGTTTCACGACTGGCGGCGCAGTCACGCCGGACACCACATCACCGCCGGAGATCTGGACCGGCGCGGCATCGGAGACATTGATACCATGACCATGGAGGAGTACCTGGCGGCGTCCCCGCGACAGAGACTAGGCTACCGACTGTACCGGCATCCGCTTATTTTGCTTGGGGTCGGCCCACTCTATTACTTCCTGCTGCGCAACCGTTATCCGTCGCCGGAGGCGAAAAAAATGGATGTTATCAGTGTGATTGTCACCAACCTCGCGCTCGCAACCATCATCCTGATCGCCAGCCTGACCATCGGGTTCCGCACCTATCTGCTGGTCCAGTTACCGGTGCTGATGATAGCGGCGATGCTCGGCGTCTGGCTGTTTTATGTCCAGCATCAGTTCGAAGGGGTCTACTGGGCACGGCATGACCAATGGGATCCCTGGCAGGTCGTCATGTCGGGAGCTTCGTATTATCAACTGCCGAAGTTACTGCAGTGGATCACGGGCAACATCGGTTTTCATCATGTCCATCACATGCGACCCGGTATTCCGAACTACCGCCTGCAGGAGTGCCACGAAGGGATTCCGGAGCTGCAAACCGTCAAACCGCTCAGCCTGCGGCAGAGCCTCAAATCCCTGCAACTGAACCTGTATGATGAAGATCAGCGGAAACTGGTCAGTTTCCGGGCATTGAAAAATCGGTAG
- a CDS encoding DUF4382 domain-containing protein has product MKLKVMRNLKIALLCLSAAFLLTACGGGNSSGTSHGTLSTALTDSTTDEFQAVYVTITSVEVHHDGDDTWETVATPDKTYNLLDLVNGVSTPLGVSSLATGHYTQMRLIIGNTPEIGINMFGMQHPYANYAIDQTGAVHDMKVPSGSNSGLKIVNGFDINENQTTELLLDFDAMRSVVKAGSSGQYLLKPTIKVLNSAYYASAFGTITDAGNALQSGALVTAQVTAPAALDAKDQVVIDAGTLTDDNGEYALRLEAGDYNLVTSQTGYLPACTAVTLQAGNPIMVDFTLTAPTTPSGNISGTLTIANASADQYATIDFRQTITCVDELTATTISVKSVNIGNGGAYTLDLPAGDYQVVTSTLNGVTQTADVTITSAGAMVLNISI; this is encoded by the coding sequence ATGAAACTGAAAGTTATGCGTAACCTCAAGATTGCTCTGCTTTGCCTTTCTGCGGCGTTTTTATTGACGGCCTGCGGCGGCGGCAACAGTTCAGGGACCAGCCATGGGACCCTGTCAACCGCCCTCACCGACAGCACCACCGATGAATTTCAGGCGGTCTACGTCACCATCACCAGCGTCGAGGTCCACCACGACGGAGACGACACCTGGGAGACGGTAGCCACTCCCGACAAGACCTATAATTTGCTGGACCTCGTAAATGGCGTCAGCACGCCCCTCGGTGTCTCCTCACTGGCGACCGGGCACTATACGCAGATGCGCCTGATTATCGGGAACACACCGGAAATCGGCATAAACATGTTCGGCATGCAGCATCCGTATGCCAACTACGCCATCGACCAGACCGGCGCGGTTCATGACATGAAGGTCCCCAGCGGTTCGAACAGCGGACTGAAAATCGTCAATGGTTTTGACATCAACGAAAATCAGACCACCGAACTGCTCCTCGATTTCGACGCCATGCGCTCCGTGGTCAAGGCTGGGTCGAGCGGACAATACCTGCTCAAACCGACGATTAAGGTTCTTAATTCGGCCTACTATGCATCAGCGTTTGGAACGATAACCGACGCAGGCAACGCCCTGCAAAGCGGTGCCCTGGTGACCGCTCAGGTCACGGCCCCTGCGGCCCTCGATGCTAAAGATCAGGTGGTGATCGATGCGGGAACACTGACCGACGATAACGGTGAATACGCCCTGCGTCTTGAAGCTGGGGACTACAACCTGGTGACATCCCAAACCGGTTATCTCCCGGCCTGCACCGCCGTCACCTTGCAGGCAGGCAACCCAATCATGGTCGACTTCACTCTCACTGCGCCGACTACGCCGTCGGGGAACATTTCCGGAACCCTGACTATTGCCAATGCCAGCGCAGATCAATACGCCACTATCGATTTCCGCCAGACGATCACCTGCGTCGATGAGTTAACGGCGACGACAATCAGCGTAAAATCTGTCAATATCGGCAATGGCGGTGCGTATACGCTGGACCTGCCGGCAGGAGATTACCAGGTTGTAACCTCAACCCTCAACGGTGTTACCCAGACGGCCGATGTGACCATTACCTCAGCTGGAGCCATGGTACTCAACATCTCAATTTAG